From Bos javanicus breed banteng chromosome 5, ARS-OSU_banteng_1.0, whole genome shotgun sequence, the proteins below share one genomic window:
- the CDC42EP1 gene encoding cdc42 effector protein 1, whose protein sequence is MPGPQGAGGAPAMNLGKLSPVGWVSSSQGKKRLTADMISPPLGDFRHTMHVGRGGDVFGDTSFLSNHGGSSGSTHRSPRGFLAKKLQLVRRVGAPPRRMASPPAPSPAPPAISPIIKNAISLPQLNQAAYDSLVVGKLSFDCSPASSTDGHSAYGLDSGFCTISRLPRPEKPRDRDRDSSFPAEPELRRSDSLLSFRLDLDLGPSLLTELLGAMSLSEGSAAETPAPAPAASPPASVANPPAPASSPSLRGRCPNGVTTRLGPVAEARASAVGEGPRAPADEGPGRHWGAVSGGSQSCRHYTEVDARAEGLGALSQARASWGSLDEEWGASQAGSRTPVPSTVQANTFEFADAEEDDEVKV, encoded by the exons ATGCCGGGCCCCCAGGGGGCCGGAGGAGCCCCGGCCATGAACCTGGGCAAGCTCTCACCCGTGGGCTGGGTGTCCAGCTCGCAGGGGAAGAAGCGGCTGACCGCGGACATGATCAGCCCCCCGCTTGGGGATTTCCGCCACACCATGCACGTGGGCCGTGGCGGGGATGTCTTCGGTGATACCTCCTTCCTCAGCAACCATGGTGGCAGCTCAGGGAGCACCCACCGCTCGCCCCGGGGCTTCCTGGCCAAGAAGCTGCAGCTGGTGCGGAGGGTGGGGGCCCCGCCCCGGAGGATGGCTTCTCCGCCCGCACCCTCGCCTGCTCCACCGGCCATCTCCCCCATCATCAAGAACGCCATCTCCCTGCCTCAGCTCAACCAGGCGGCCTACGACAGCCTCGTGGTGGGCAAGCTCAGCTTTGACTGCAGCCCTGCCAGCTCCACGGACGGCCACTCTGCTTACG GCCTGGACTCTGGGTTCTGCACCATCTCCCGCCTGCCTCGCCCAGAAAAGCCTCGTGACCGAGACCGTGATAGCTCCTTCCCCGCTGAGCCTGAGCTCCGCCGCTCTGACTCCCTCCTGTCCTTCCGCCTGGACCTCGACCTTGGGCCCTCTCTCCTCACTGAGCTCCTGGGGGCCATGAGCCTCTCAGAAGGCTCTGCAGCTGAGACCCCAGCCCCGGCTCCTGCTGCAAGTCCCCCAGCCTCTGTTGCAAACCCCCCGGCCCCTGCCTCAAGCCCCTCACTTCGTGGACGCTGCCCCAATGGGGTAACCACCAGGTTGGGCCCAGTGGCCGAGGCGAGGGCCAGCGCGGTGGGAGAGGGCCCCCGTGCGCCTGCTGACGAGGGCCCCGGCAGGCACTGGGGCGCTGTCTCGGGTGGCAGCCAAAGCTGCCGCCACTACACTGAGGTGGATGCTCGGGCCGAGGGGTTGGGGGCGCTGTCCCAGGCTCGGGCCTCCTGGGGGAGCCTGGATGAAGAGTGGGGGGCATCCCAGGCAGGCAGCAGGACCCCCGTGCCCAGCACAGTGCAGGCCAACACCTTCGAGTTTGCTGATGCTGAGGAGGATGACGAGGTGAAGGTGTGA
- the LGALS2 gene encoding galectin-2 isoform X2 — translation MDMKMGSSLKIKGKIADGANGFVINLGQGTDKLNLHFNPRFAESTIVCNSRDGNSWGAEQRDNHMCFSPGSEVKLIVTFENNEFKVKLPDGHQLTFPNRLGHSHLSYLGVQNFLISSFKLE, via the exons ATGGACATGAAGATGGGGTCAAGCCTGAAGATCAAGGGCAAGATCGCTGACGGCGCTAACGG CTTTGTGATTAATTTGGGCCAGGGGACAGATAAACTGAACCTGCATTTCAACCCACGCTTTGCTGAATCCACCATCGTCTGCAACTCACGAGATGGCAACAGCTGGGGGGCGGAGCAACGGGACAATCACATGTGCTTCAGCCCAGGGTCAGAAGTCAAG CTCATCGTGACCTTCGAGAACAATGAATTCAAGGTGAAGCTGCCAGATGGCCACCAGTTGACCTTTCCCAACAGGCTGGGCCACAGCCACCTGAGCTACCTGGGTGTGCAGAACTTCCTCATCTCCTCCTTCAAGCTAGAGTGA
- the LGALS2 gene encoding galectin-2 isoform X1, with the protein MSGKFEIVNMDMKMGSSLKIKGKIADGANGFVINLGQGTDKLNLHFNPRFAESTIVCNSRDGNSWGAEQRDNHMCFSPGSEVKLIVTFENNEFKVKLPDGHQLTFPNRLGHSHLSYLGVQNFLISSFKLE; encoded by the exons ATGTCG GGGAAATTTGAGATTGTGAACATGGACATGAAGATGGGGTCAAGCCTGAAGATCAAGGGCAAGATCGCTGACGGCGCTAACGG CTTTGTGATTAATTTGGGCCAGGGGACAGATAAACTGAACCTGCATTTCAACCCACGCTTTGCTGAATCCACCATCGTCTGCAACTCACGAGATGGCAACAGCTGGGGGGCGGAGCAACGGGACAATCACATGTGCTTCAGCCCAGGGTCAGAAGTCAAG CTCATCGTGACCTTCGAGAACAATGAATTCAAGGTGAAGCTGCCAGATGGCCACCAGTTGACCTTTCCCAACAGGCTGGGCCACAGCCACCTGAGCTACCTGGGTGTGCAGAACTTCCTCATCTCCTCCTTCAAGCTAGAGTGA